The Paeniglutamicibacter sulfureus genome includes a region encoding these proteins:
- the fliQ gene encoding flagellar biosynthesis protein FliQ, translating to MDPNAVLDIGFSGLLVAAKLSAPVLITSLVVGFAISLFQSMTQIQEITLSFVPKAAAVAIALLVCGHWMISEMVLFTHELFEKIPALLGGG from the coding sequence ATGGATCCCAACGCCGTCCTGGACATCGGGTTCTCCGGGCTGCTGGTGGCCGCGAAGCTTTCGGCCCCGGTGCTCATCACCTCGCTGGTGGTGGGCTTCGCCATCTCCCTGTTCCAGTCAATGACGCAAATCCAGGAAATCACCCTTTCCTTCGTCCCCAAGGCCGCTGCCGTCGCGATCGCGCTGCTGGTCTGCGGGCACTGGATGATCTCCGAAATGGTGCTCTTCACCCACGAGCTCTTCGAGAAGATCCCGGCCCTGCTGGGAGGCGGCTAG
- the fliP gene encoding flagellar type III secretion system pore protein FliP (The bacterial flagellar biogenesis protein FliP forms a type III secretion system (T3SS)-type pore required for flagellar assembly.): MRALRPSLPSRARMALLAGLLLALLVALSWFNASAALAAPVEPGAPGDNGGLSVEINGPNGTPSSAIVTLIAITMLSVAPALLLMMSSFTKIFVVLAFTRNALALPTIPPNQVLAGLALFLSLFIMAPVLTAMNETGVQPYLDGSIDLTQALEVGVVPLREFMLAHTREADIALMTRAAEMPNPATPADVPLTTLIPAFMISELRAAFIIGFVIFVPFLVIDLVVSSALMSMGMMMLPPVMISLPFKILLFVLVDGWGLVITALIGSYRIGGG, encoded by the coding sequence ATGAGAGCGCTTCGCCCTTCCTTGCCCTCCCGCGCCCGGATGGCACTGCTGGCCGGGTTGCTGCTGGCGCTGCTGGTTGCCCTTTCCTGGTTCAATGCCTCCGCCGCCCTTGCCGCGCCCGTTGAGCCTGGTGCCCCGGGGGACAACGGCGGGCTGTCCGTGGAAATCAACGGACCCAACGGCACCCCCAGCTCCGCCATCGTCACCCTCATTGCCATCACCATGCTTTCGGTGGCCCCGGCCCTGCTGCTGATGATGAGCTCGTTCACCAAGATCTTCGTGGTCCTGGCCTTCACCCGCAACGCCCTGGCGCTGCCCACCATCCCGCCCAACCAGGTGCTGGCCGGCCTGGCACTCTTCCTCTCCCTGTTCATCATGGCCCCGGTGCTCACCGCCATGAACGAGACCGGCGTGCAGCCCTACCTGGACGGGTCCATCGACCTCACCCAGGCCCTCGAGGTCGGGGTGGTGCCGCTGCGCGAATTCATGCTCGCCCACACCCGCGAGGCCGACATCGCGTTGATGACCCGCGCCGCGGAAATGCCCAACCCCGCCACCCCCGCCGACGTCCCGCTGACCACGCTGATCCCCGCCTTCATGATCTCCGAGCTGCGCGCGGCCTTCATCATCGGCTTCGTGATCTTCGTGCCCTTCCTGGTCATCGACCTGGTGGTCTCCTCCGCACTGATGTCCATGGGCATGATGATGCTCCCGCCGGTGATGATCTCCCTTCCCTTCAAGATCCTGCTCTTCGTCCTGGTGGACGGCTGGGGCCTGGTCATCACAGCGCTCATCGGTTCCTACCGGATCGGTGGTGGCTAA
- the fliO gene encoding flagellar biosynthetic protein FliO — protein sequence MIVSLAAVFGLLFYLRKRVLTRFGSPRASQLSVVERQGLGPKSSVVLLDVQGRRYLLGVAESSISVLDSFEAPEPVETDALEQVNVQPTMAERSRAFAASLSTVRQGSVPANEPGADGPAVNDQGTPAVLSSTPSGALAGSILSPDTWRRAVSAVRTGRGA from the coding sequence GTGATCGTCTCGCTCGCGGCGGTCTTCGGATTGTTGTTTTACCTGCGCAAGCGCGTGCTGACGCGCTTTGGTTCCCCGCGTGCCTCGCAGCTTTCCGTGGTTGAGCGCCAAGGCCTGGGCCCGAAGTCCTCCGTGGTGCTGCTTGACGTCCAGGGACGGCGCTACCTGCTGGGCGTGGCCGAGTCCTCGATCAGCGTGCTGGATTCCTTCGAGGCACCCGAGCCAGTGGAAACAGATGCCCTGGAACAGGTCAACGTTCAGCCCACCATGGCCGAGCGCTCGCGCGCCTTCGCAGCGAGCCTGAGCACCGTGCGGCAGGGCAGCGTGCCCGCCAACGAACCCGGCGCGGACGGGCCGGCTGTGAATGACCAAGGTACGCCGGCGGTGCTTTCATCCACGCCTTCGGGAGCGCTTGCCGGATCGATCCTGTCGCCTGACACCTGGCGCCGGGCCGTGTCCGCCGTCCGGACTGGCCGCGGCGCATGA
- the fliN gene encoding flagellar motor switch protein FliN, producing the protein MSPEPTSIPVLHSTALYSAAAEALAGMLPTTSPVTAVLHSGTRDASMLQGSGELVSAGFVGQHSADVLLSVAAPMLGGAPGGPGSLVSAADILRPALEAATGVLGAGVLSTDSAVHADAMLGDAETVCFELHSAGKEIGFFAIRIRNNEPNQLPAGSALEGREDVASRLGRINNVEMALTVEIGRTRMSVRDVLGLEPGAVVELDRSAGAPADILLNGRLIALGEVVVMDQDYGVRITQILDVNEGLA; encoded by the coding sequence TTGAGCCCCGAACCAACATCCATCCCGGTCCTGCACTCGACGGCGCTGTATTCGGCTGCCGCGGAAGCACTTGCCGGCATGCTGCCCACCACCTCGCCGGTTACCGCGGTGCTGCACTCCGGCACACGCGACGCCTCCATGCTCCAGGGATCCGGCGAGCTGGTTTCCGCCGGTTTTGTCGGGCAGCACTCCGCCGACGTGCTGCTCTCGGTGGCTGCCCCGATGCTGGGAGGAGCCCCGGGCGGACCCGGCTCGCTGGTGTCCGCAGCCGACATCCTGCGGCCTGCCCTCGAAGCCGCCACCGGCGTGCTGGGAGCCGGCGTGCTCTCCACCGATTCGGCGGTGCACGCCGATGCGATGCTCGGGGACGCGGAGACCGTGTGCTTTGAACTTCACAGCGCCGGAAAGGAAATCGGCTTCTTTGCCATCCGCATCCGCAACAACGAACCCAATCAGCTGCCTGCCGGATCCGCCCTCGAGGGACGCGAAGACGTGGCCAGCCGGCTGGGCCGCATCAACAACGTCGAAATGGCCTTGACCGTGGAAATCGGACGCACCCGCATGTCGGTGCGCGATGTGCTGGGCCTGGAACCCGGCGCCGTGGTGGAGCTCGACCGCTCCGCCGGGGCTCCGGCGGACATCCTGCTCAACGGCAGGCTCATCGCACTGGGCGAGGTCGTGGTCATGGACCAGGACTACGGCGTGCGCATCACCCAGATCCTTGATGTGAACGAGGGCCTGGCGTAG
- a CDS encoding flagellar motor switch protein FliM, which produces MPAGRPDAGAPNPTPPDPAAAVVYDFRRPTTLAREHARVLELAFETFARQWGTQLTAKIRVMSQVTLESVQMQSYDDYVAGLPPATTMVLCEAEGHGARAVIQFPAADALNWVSHMLGSPTTTHAPERKYTRIEQTLVRGLMDEALEDLHYSLGALLQQQLAVVGIHHNSQFAQAATKSEIVIAAWLRVRVGERSTLASVAVPADMLLPQLGETNPRTPVENAAELLTEAIAGVPVDVALALGPSSVTPGMILNLAVGDVLPLPHPVHRPFELSVDGRRLGTAAAGTRSGRIAAVVVSTEESLS; this is translated from the coding sequence ATGCCTGCGGGACGCCCCGATGCGGGTGCGCCCAACCCGACACCCCCCGACCCGGCCGCCGCCGTTGTCTATGACTTCCGCCGGCCCACCACCCTGGCCCGCGAACACGCGCGCGTGCTCGAACTGGCCTTCGAGACCTTTGCCCGCCAATGGGGCACCCAGCTGACGGCCAAGATCCGGGTCATGTCACAAGTGACCCTCGAATCGGTCCAGATGCAGTCCTACGACGACTACGTGGCCGGCCTGCCACCGGCCACCACCATGGTCCTTTGCGAGGCCGAGGGGCACGGCGCGCGCGCCGTCATCCAGTTCCCCGCCGCGGACGCGCTGAACTGGGTCTCGCACATGCTCGGCAGCCCCACCACCACCCATGCGCCCGAACGCAAGTACACGCGCATCGAGCAGACACTAGTGCGCGGGCTGATGGACGAGGCACTCGAGGACCTGCACTATTCGCTCGGCGCCCTGCTGCAGCAACAGCTCGCGGTGGTCGGAATCCACCACAACTCGCAGTTCGCGCAGGCAGCCACCAAGTCGGAGATTGTCATCGCGGCCTGGCTGCGGGTCCGCGTGGGGGAGCGCAGCACCCTGGCCTCGGTCGCGGTGCCCGCGGACATGCTGCTGCCGCAACTGGGCGAGACCAATCCGCGCACGCCGGTGGAGAACGCCGCCGAACTGCTCACCGAGGCCATCGCCGGGGTCCCGGTGGACGTGGCACTGGCACTGGGGCCGAGCTCAGTCACCCCCGGCATGATCCTGAACCTGGCCGTGGGAGATGTGCTGCCGCTGCCGCACCCCGTCCACCGCCCCTTTGAGCTGTCTGTTGACGGGCGCCGCCTGGGCACCGCCGCAGCCGGCACCCGCAGCGGCCGGATTGCCGCCGTCGTCGTTTCTACCGAGGAGAGCCTCTCTTGA
- a CDS encoding OmpA/MotB family protein, whose translation MSGGRSSSRRGGRKGRKPAESGHDGPDERWMASYMDMVTVLMCLFIVLFAMSTVDQDKYTKLKNSLATGFGTEQSVTADTAEGVVVPPELVGTEGLLASSQIDGQTKEALLALAQNEQSDLIELKERIQKRLKDSGHAGAADFSIDNRGLTVRLVSAETFFVPNSAELTDNAREIIDAIAPVLAPTKRYFEVEGFADERRPVKPYPTNWELSASRATGVLRSLVEDGGVKASRISSVGYGDARPVPGNKDLSLNRRVDIVVLSNQPESVRSLLKQNP comes from the coding sequence GTGAGTGGCGGCCGCAGCAGTAGCCGGCGCGGGGGCCGGAAGGGCCGCAAGCCGGCAGAGTCCGGGCACGACGGTCCGGACGAACGCTGGATGGCCTCCTACATGGACATGGTCACGGTGCTGATGTGCCTGTTCATTGTTCTTTTTGCGATGTCCACTGTCGACCAGGACAAATACACGAAACTGAAGAATTCCCTTGCCACCGGCTTCGGCACCGAACAAAGCGTCACCGCGGACACCGCGGAGGGCGTCGTGGTCCCACCAGAGCTGGTGGGCACCGAGGGACTGCTGGCCAGCAGCCAGATCGACGGGCAGACCAAGGAAGCGCTGCTGGCCCTGGCCCAGAACGAGCAGTCCGACCTGATTGAGCTGAAGGAACGCATCCAGAAGCGGCTTAAGGATTCCGGGCACGCCGGCGCTGCCGATTTTTCCATCGACAACCGGGGCCTCACCGTGCGATTGGTCAGTGCGGAAACCTTCTTTGTGCCCAACAGTGCCGAGCTCACCGACAATGCCCGCGAGATCATCGACGCCATCGCCCCGGTGCTGGCACCCACCAAGCGCTACTTCGAGGTGGAGGGATTCGCGGACGAGCGCCGCCCGGTCAAGCCGTACCCCACCAACTGGGAGCTTTCGGCATCACGAGCCACCGGGGTGCTGCGCTCGCTGGTCGAGGATGGGGGAGTGAAGGCCTCACGGATTTCCTCGGTCGGCTACGGGGACGCCCGTCCGGTCCCAGGCAACAAGGACCTGTCGCTGAACCGCCGTGTCGACATCGTGGTGCTGTCCAACCAGCCCGAGTCGGTCCGAAGCCTGCTGAAGCAGAACCCGTAG
- a CDS encoding motility protein A, producing the protein MDPATIIGLLLAFGAMFTMLFMEGANVSSILLPAPMIIVFLGTIAVGIASGTISDTIIAFKSLPSAFRGKIAPVGELITRLVELADLARKEGLLALESEARETKDPFLGRALQSMADGMDGDELRDQLEDEISTRERTDAIAHKYFSTLGGYAPTVGIIGTVVSLTHVLENLSKPDELGHMIAAAFVATLWGLVSANFIWLPIGARLRRLSELEIDSMTLAMEGVLAIQGGSQSILLEEKLRAMVPSYALGTKNDKKNGKKSNFGAASVLDDFKEAA; encoded by the coding sequence GTGGATCCAGCAACAATCATTGGCCTCCTGCTGGCCTTCGGCGCCATGTTCACCATGCTTTTCATGGAGGGCGCCAACGTCTCGTCGATTCTGCTGCCGGCCCCCATGATCATCGTGTTCCTCGGAACCATCGCCGTGGGCATCGCCAGCGGCACCATCAGTGACACGATCATTGCCTTCAAGTCCCTCCCCTCGGCTTTCCGGGGCAAGATCGCCCCGGTGGGGGAGCTGATCACCCGCCTGGTCGAATTGGCGGACCTTGCACGCAAGGAGGGTCTGCTGGCGCTGGAGTCCGAGGCCAGGGAAACCAAGGACCCGTTCCTGGGCCGGGCCCTGCAGTCCATGGCCGACGGCATGGACGGGGACGAGCTGCGCGACCAGCTCGAGGATGAGATCTCCACCCGCGAGCGCACCGATGCGATTGCGCACAAGTATTTTTCCACCCTGGGCGGTTATGCCCCCACCGTGGGCATCATCGGCACCGTGGTCTCGCTGACCCACGTGCTGGAAAACCTCTCCAAGCCCGACGAGCTCGGGCACATGATTGCCGCTGCCTTCGTGGCCACGCTGTGGGGACTGGTCTCGGCCAACTTCATCTGGCTTCCCATCGGCGCGCGGCTGCGCCGGCTTTCGGAACTCGAAATCGACAGCATGACCCTGGCCATGGAGGGCGTGCTGGCGATCCAAGGCGGCAGCCAGTCGATCCTGCTGGAAGAGAAGCTGAGGGCCATGGTCCCGTCGTACGCATTGGGCACGAAGAACGACAAGAAGAATGGCAAGAAGTCCAACTTCGGGGCCGCATCCGTGCTCGATGACTTCAAGGAAGCCGCGTGA
- a CDS encoding flagellar FlbD family protein produces MIVVTRLNATRFAINADLIERIQENPDTVVFMVNGAKYVVTETMEEVIALVAGHRARVVSLARNYEPPQPSVPPLTHR; encoded by the coding sequence ATGATCGTTGTAACGAGGCTCAACGCCACACGCTTTGCGATCAACGCCGACCTCATCGAGCGGATCCAGGAAAACCCCGACACCGTTGTGTTCATGGTCAACGGCGCGAAGTACGTGGTCACGGAGACCATGGAAGAAGTCATCGCCCTGGTGGCGGGACATCGTGCCCGGGTGGTTTCACTGGCGCGGAACTACGAGCCGCCGCAACCATCCGTTCCGCCCCTGACGCATCGATAA
- a CDS encoding cell wall-binding repeat-containing protein, with protein MKKTTAGLAALALTAAGIIGTTTALAADGTCQVYSGGGWLVGACPEPAVVPVERIGGANKYETAVLISQINAEPGVPAVYLANAASMVDALSISPYTDGPILLVPATGALPTTVADELARLNPGKLVVLGGTTAVSNDMLGQAQLAAAN; from the coding sequence ATGAAAAAGACCACTGCAGGACTGGCCGCACTCGCCCTCACCGCCGCCGGAATCATCGGCACCACAACCGCTCTGGCCGCTGACGGCACCTGCCAGGTCTATTCGGGTGGCGGATGGCTCGTTGGGGCTTGCCCCGAACCGGCGGTGGTTCCCGTTGAGCGAATCGGCGGGGCGAACAAGTACGAGACCGCCGTGCTCATCTCGCAGATCAACGCCGAGCCGGGCGTCCCCGCCGTATACCTGGCCAACGCCGCCAGCATGGTTGACGCCCTGTCCATCTCGCCGTACACGGATGGGCCCATCCTGCTGGTGCCGGCCACCGGCGCCCTTCCAACCACGGTGGCAGATGAGCTCGCCCGCTTGAACCCGGGAAAGCTGGTGGTGCTCGGCGGGACGACCGCTGTCAGCAACGACATGCTCGGCCAGGCACAGCTCGCCGCAGCGAACTAA
- a CDS encoding flagellar hook protein FlgE — translation MLRSLYSGISGLRAHQTMLDTTGNNIANVNTSGFKSSSVQFQDTLSQMTQGATTPGENAGGRNPAQVGLGVQVAGISTNFGQGSAQSTGRSSDMMIAGEGFFATRSGNATSLTRSGAFEFDANGRLTSADGGIVQGWMAQGGQLATGGALTDVALPRDLLAPGVGTSTAGLSGNLPKETATGESIVQDKEIFAADGTSRTMTMTFTRTANGWNVAGNDGAGATGTATLALANDGTLNGGTMNLGGIAVDLSAVTGYAGLKTVSIAEQNGRSAGTLESYTLGSDGTLTGTFSNGAQQAIAQIALGSVANPGGLQKTGGSGYTVTANSGAIEYGVPGDPGMGTISGGMLEMSNVDLSQEFTNLIVAQRGFQANARIITTSDEVLQELANLKR, via the coding sequence ATGCTTCGTTCACTGTATTCAGGAATTTCCGGTCTTCGCGCCCACCAGACCATGCTTGACACCACCGGCAACAACATTGCCAACGTCAACACGTCGGGCTTCAAGTCTTCCTCCGTCCAGTTCCAGGACACCCTGTCCCAAATGACCCAGGGCGCCACGACCCCGGGCGAGAACGCCGGCGGGCGCAACCCCGCCCAGGTCGGTCTCGGCGTGCAGGTCGCGGGCATCTCGACCAACTTCGGCCAGGGATCCGCCCAGAGCACCGGCCGTTCCTCGGACATGATGATCGCCGGTGAAGGATTCTTCGCCACGCGCTCGGGGAATGCCACCTCGCTCACCCGCTCCGGTGCCTTCGAATTTGACGCCAACGGCAGGCTGACCAGCGCCGACGGCGGCATCGTGCAGGGCTGGATGGCCCAGGGCGGGCAGCTGGCCACTGGCGGCGCCCTGACCGACGTCGCCCTGCCGCGGGACCTGCTCGCACCGGGTGTCGGCACCAGCACCGCCGGACTCTCCGGCAACCTGCCCAAGGAAACCGCCACCGGCGAATCCATCGTGCAGGACAAGGAGATCTTCGCTGCGGACGGCACGAGCCGCACCATGACCATGACGTTCACGCGCACCGCGAACGGCTGGAATGTCGCGGGCAATGACGGCGCCGGGGCCACCGGCACCGCAACGCTGGCCCTCGCCAACGACGGAACCCTCAACGGCGGCACCATGAACCTCGGCGGCATCGCCGTGGACCTGTCCGCGGTTACCGGCTATGCAGGGCTCAAGACCGTGTCGATCGCCGAGCAGAACGGCCGCTCCGCCGGAACCCTCGAGTCCTACACGCTGGGCTCGGACGGCACGCTGACGGGAACCTTCTCCAACGGCGCGCAGCAGGCCATCGCGCAGATCGCCCTTGGCTCCGTGGCCAACCCCGGCGGCCTGCAGAAGACCGGAGGATCGGGCTACACCGTCACCGCCAACTCGGGCGCCATCGAATACGGCGTACCGGGGGACCCGGGCATGGGCACCATCTCCGGCGGCATGCTGGAAATGTCCAACGTTGACCTCTCCCAGGAATTCACCAACCTGATCGTTGCCCAGCGCGGCTTCCAGGCCAACGCCCGCATCATCACCACCAGCGACGAGGTTCTCCAGGAACTGGCCAACCTCAAGCGCTAA
- a CDS encoding flagellar hook assembly protein FlgD, whose translation MTVPPIEATQFGATAAPVRAPKQSMDGEVFLHLLVTQLANQDPSSPMDTNQMISQTTQLASMERMNTLSATQEASLDIQQRLAASSLIGQEITTAGEPPITGVVTAVSFAQGAPVVTVGEQQIPYAQIIGIAAPAAPVPDPEQDTMPDTPPEGGDAESETAEPDALGA comes from the coding sequence ATGACAGTGCCACCCATCGAAGCGACGCAATTCGGGGCAACAGCCGCGCCCGTTCGTGCCCCCAAACAAAGCATGGACGGAGAAGTGTTCCTGCACCTGCTGGTCACCCAGCTGGCCAACCAGGACCCGAGCTCGCCCATGGACACCAACCAGATGATTTCCCAGACCACCCAGCTGGCCTCCATGGAACGCATGAACACCCTCAGCGCCACCCAGGAAGCCTCGTTGGACATCCAGCAGCGACTGGCGGCATCCTCGCTGATTGGTCAGGAAATCACCACCGCCGGGGAACCGCCGATCACCGGGGTGGTCACCGCGGTGTCCTTTGCACAGGGAGCGCCCGTTGTCACGGTGGGGGAGCAGCAGATCCCTTACGCGCAGATCATCGGCATCGCGGCACCCGCTGCACCGGTTCCCGATCCGGAGCAGGACACGATGCCGGATACCCCGCCCGAGGGCGGGGACGCGGAGTCCGAAACCGCCGAACCGGATGCCCTGGGCGCCTAA
- a CDS encoding flagellar hook-length control protein FliK, with translation MKAAATPTGQPVAAVPNAEIHGQVTAPDANSVHVQQEPDAGQTQAGSAATAPAGTQEVQAVSNSGSQPIPVVVGQGDVRMAATGATAAAGVVGDASSSAVEPLESSAVDTPLQRTQTPAPLHRQLLGPIASLAAGPNGERTLSVNIAPEALGPITVKAVLGGEGIRMELSAPTDAGREALRAMLPELRRELAATGSGTIMLSTGTDSSSTSGGHTGSQNAGGGDARPFTGAPSPGMRTRGEPAPETPGRETTLALHDTSHLDVMA, from the coding sequence ATGAAAGCGGCTGCAACACCCACTGGCCAACCCGTAGCGGCGGTGCCGAACGCTGAAATCCACGGCCAGGTAACCGCACCGGATGCCAACTCGGTCCATGTGCAGCAGGAACCGGACGCAGGCCAAACTCAGGCCGGCAGTGCCGCCACGGCGCCGGCCGGAACGCAAGAGGTACAGGCTGTATCCAACTCCGGCTCCCAGCCGATTCCTGTTGTCGTCGGCCAGGGCGATGTCCGGATGGCCGCTACTGGAGCGACGGCGGCGGCCGGTGTCGTCGGCGATGCAAGCTCCTCGGCAGTGGAGCCGCTCGAGTCTTCCGCCGTGGACACGCCCTTGCAGCGGACCCAGACACCGGCCCCGTTGCACCGGCAATTGCTCGGGCCCATCGCCAGCCTTGCCGCAGGACCTAACGGGGAACGAACACTGAGTGTCAACATCGCTCCCGAGGCGTTGGGGCCCATTACCGTCAAGGCGGTCCTGGGCGGTGAAGGCATCCGCATGGAGCTGTCTGCACCCACGGACGCCGGGCGCGAGGCTTTGCGTGCCATGCTGCCGGAACTGCGCCGTGAATTGGCCGCCACGGGCTCAGGAACCATCATGCTGTCGACCGGGACGGATTCCTCCTCCACTTCTGGCGGCCACACCGGCAGCCAGAACGCGGGCGGCGGGGACGCACGTCCCTTCACCGGTGCCCCTTCTCCGGGAATGCGCACCCGCGGCGAACCGGCACCCGAAACACCGGGGCGGGAAACCACCCTTGCCCTGCACGATACTTCCCATCTCGACGTGATGGCCTAG
- a CDS encoding C40 family peptidase has protein sequence MSFDGMATRIGAIQSTLARVSGTPTPAKDEASPAGSASAAALAGTVPGLGATPGALPTTPAAFTQALQQAMAPPAAASPVTASPAPVHSPAPVSGSAVEKSRSVGKEPPATADGVDGSDVVQNAKKYLGIPYVWGGNNPKIGLDCSSFVQHTFRDLGVELPRVARQQAKEGTEVPSLAKAKPGDLIVTRGGGHIGIYLGDNKMIHAPRPGESVSIRKLFETDATIMTIRRIVPSATAGPGEAKTPAAATASAATQQAELTAAAQRALFATAVSGA, from the coding sequence GTGAGCTTTGACGGCATGGCAACTCGAATTGGCGCTATCCAATCGACACTGGCGCGCGTCAGCGGAACCCCGACACCCGCGAAGGACGAGGCATCGCCCGCCGGTTCCGCGAGTGCTGCTGCTTTGGCCGGCACCGTCCCGGGACTCGGTGCAACTCCGGGTGCACTGCCCACGACTCCCGCTGCGTTCACCCAGGCACTGCAACAGGCCATGGCACCTCCGGCGGCGGCAAGCCCTGTCACCGCGTCACCGGCACCTGTGCACTCACCTGCACCGGTGTCCGGTTCAGCAGTCGAAAAATCCAGGTCGGTGGGCAAGGAGCCTCCGGCAACGGCGGACGGCGTGGATGGCTCCGACGTGGTGCAGAACGCGAAGAAATACTTGGGTATCCCGTACGTGTGGGGCGGAAACAACCCCAAGATCGGCCTTGACTGCTCGTCCTTCGTGCAGCACACCTTCAGGGATTTGGGCGTGGAACTTCCCCGGGTAGCCCGGCAACAGGCCAAGGAAGGAACCGAGGTTCCCTCCTTGGCCAAGGCCAAGCCCGGCGACCTGATTGTCACCCGTGGGGGTGGCCATATTGGCATCTACCTGGGAGACAACAAGATGATCCATGCCCCGCGTCCGGGGGAAAGCGTGAGCATCCGGAAACTCTTTGAAACCGATGCCACGATCATGACCATTCGCCGCATTGTGCCCTCCGCAACCGCCGGGCCGGGCGAGGCCAAGACCCCTGCCGCCGCCACGGCCTCTGCCGCGACCCAGCAGGCCGAGCTCACCGCGGCAGCGCAGCGCGCTCTGTTCGCGACCGCGGTGAGTGGCGCATGA
- a CDS encoding flagellar FliJ family protein, which produces MSKGFALSGLLRLRGLQETKAAGDLAAANRSLRQRTMERNAMRDAMAAPERAPVDSETLMALVASRASTRGMLLELDTLVSSLDGKAEEARETHGQARKELKALEKLADRHEVRVRTEALSREQLLLDDLGATSAYEGKTP; this is translated from the coding sequence ATGTCCAAGGGATTTGCGCTTTCGGGACTGCTGCGCCTTCGCGGACTGCAGGAAACCAAGGCGGCCGGAGACCTCGCCGCAGCCAACCGCAGCCTGCGCCAGCGGACCATGGAACGGAACGCCATGCGCGATGCCATGGCCGCTCCCGAGCGGGCACCGGTGGACAGCGAGACGCTGATGGCCTTGGTTGCCTCGCGTGCCTCAACGCGAGGCATGCTGCTGGAGCTGGACACCCTGGTTTCCAGCTTGGACGGGAAAGCCGAAGAAGCCCGGGAAACCCATGGCCAGGCCCGCAAGGAGCTCAAGGCCCTGGAAAAGCTGGCCGACCGCCATGAGGTGAGGGTACGTACCGAAGCCCTCTCCCGTGAACAATTGCTCCTTGACGACTTGGGTGCCACCAGCGCCTATGAAGGGAAGACACCGTGA